A section of the Humulus lupulus chromosome 2, drHumLupu1.1, whole genome shotgun sequence genome encodes:
- the LOC133818068 gene encoding CLAVATA3/ESR (CLE)-related protein 25 translates to MDKIRREKTAAAMGSGSVSGRGKVVLRVFVGALFLLGTFWFLLVGIISNHHVHATKTVSIGSVSSSTEMLKHWKWNGRDRTSLHWDTNLIYVSKRRVPNGPDPIHNRRVVTTRQPPGRV, encoded by the exons ATGGATAAAATAAGGAGGGAAAAAACTGCTGCTGCAATGGGGAGTGGGAGTGTTAGTGGTAGAGGCAAGGTTGTTTTGAGGGTTTTTGTTGGAGCTCTTTTTCTTCTTGGTACGTTTTGGTTTCTCTTAGTTGGGATTATATCAAATCATCATGTTCATGCCACCAAAACGGTGAGCATTGGAAGTGTTTCATCTTCAACTGAAATGTTAAAGCATTGGAAGTGGAATGGAAGAGACAGAACCTCTCTTCATTGGGACACTAATCTCATTTACGTCAGCAAGAGAAGAGTGCCTAATGGTCCTGATCCCATTCATAACAG GAGAGTAGTGACGACTAGACAACCACCTGGCCGAGTCTAA
- the LOC133818069 gene encoding inactive LRR receptor-like serine/threonine-protein kinase BIR2 — protein sequence MKGLEALLIWVAIFGLSFSGCYSKVSEDDVRCLQEIKLSLSDPEGKLSNWDFKNTSVGVICKFVGVTCWNDRENRVLNLEFRDMKLSGKLPPALEYCGSLQKLDLGGNEFSGTIPSQICDWVPFITTLDLSNNGFSGSIPPELGKCSYLNELVLSENHLSGTIPYEIASLGRLKKFSVARNQLTGTIPTSLNRFSEEDFDGNSGLCGKPLGKCGGLTKKSLAIIIAAGVFGAAASLLLAFGLWWWYHLRLSKKGKSGHGVGRDDDWAERLRAHRLTQVSLFQKPLVKVKLADLMAATNNFSQENVIISTRTGTTFKAVLPDGSALAIKRLNTCKLGEKQFRLEMNRLGQIRHPNLTPLLGFCVVEEEKLLVYKHLSNGTLHSLLHGFGSSLDWPTRFRIALGAARGLAWLHHGCHPPIIHQNICSNVILIDEDFDSRIMDFGLARLMTSDSHESSFVNGDLGELGYVAPEYPSTMVASLKGDAYGFGVVLLELVTGQKPLEVNTGDESYKGKLVDWVNQLTSSGRIKDVTDKTLLGKGYEEEIMQFLKIACNCVVSRPKDRWSMYQVYQSLKSMNKDRGLSEQDDEFPLIFGKQEND from the coding sequence ATGAAAGGATTAGAAGCTCTCCTTATATGGGTTGCGATTTTTGGGTTAAGCTTTTCCGGGTGTTATTCCAAAGTTTCAGAAGACGATGTCAGGTGTTTACAGGAGATCAAGCTGTCATTGTCGGACCCTGAGGGGAAGCTGTCTAATTGGGATTTTAAGAACACGTCGGTCGGAGTTATATGCAAGTTCGTCGGCGTTACATGTTGGAATGATCGGGAGAATCGTGTGTTGAATCTCGAATTTAGGGACATGAAGCTTTCGGGTAAGCTACCTCCGGCGCTGGAGTACTGTGGCAGCCTTCAGAAGCTGGATCTAGGTGGAAACGAATTCTCTGGTACCATCCCTTCACAGATCTGTGATTGGGTTCCTTTTATTACTACTTTGGATCTGTCCAACAATGGTTTCTCTGGCTCTATCCCACCTGAGTTGGGAAAGTGCTCGTACCTTAATGAGTTGGTGCTTTCGGAGAATCATCTTTCGGGTACTATACCTTATGAAATTGCTAGCTTGGGTAGGCTTAAGAAGTTCTCTGTGGCCAGGAACCAACTCACGGGTACTATTCCTACGTCTCTTAATCGTTTTTCTGAGGAGGATTTTGATGGGAATAGTGGGCTTTGTGGGAAGCCTTTGGGAAAGTGTGGTGGGTTGACTAAGAAGAGTcttgccataatcatagctgcTGGGGTTTTTGGTGCTGCAGCGTCGTTGTTGTTGGCTTTTGGGCTTTGGTGGTGGTACCATTTGAGATTGAGTAAGAAAGGGAAGAGCGGGCATGGTGTTGGAAGAGATGATGATTGGGCTGAGAGGTTGAGGGCTCATAGGCTTACTCAAGTTTCTTTGTTTCAAAAACCACTTGTGAAGGTTAAGTTGGCTGATTTAATGGCAGCTACAAACAATTTCAGTCAAGAGAATGTGATTATTTCGACTAGAACAGGGACGACTTTTAAGGCTGTACTTCCTGATGGGTCAGCTTTAGCTATCAAGAGGCTTAACACTTGTAAACTTGGTGAGAAGCAGTTTCGGTTGGAGATGAATCGATTAGGACAGATAAGGCATCCAAACTTGACACCCCTTTTGGGGTTTTGTGTGGTTGAGGAAGAAAAGCTTCTGGTTTATAAGCACTTGTCCAATGGTACACTCCACTCTTTGTTGCATGGATTTGGGAGTTCATTGGATTGGCCAACTAGATTCAGGATTGCCTTGGGAGCTGCTAGAGGTCTTGCTTGGCTTCACCATGGCTGTCACCCTCCAATCATCCACCAGAACATATGCTCGAATGTGATTTTAATCGACGAGGACTTTGATTCTAGGATAATGGATTTTGGATTGGCAAGGCTTATGACTTCTGACTCTCATGAGAGTAGTTTCGTTAACGGAGACTTGGGAGAGCTTGGTTATGTGGCTCCAGAATACCCCAGTACTATGGTTGCTTCATTGAAGGGAGATGCTTATGGTTTTGGGGTTGTACTTCTAGAGCTGGTTACAGGGCAAAAACCTCTTGAGGTCAACACTGGTGACGAAAGTTATAAAGGTAAACTAGTGGACTGGGTAAATCAGCTAACTAGTTCTGGTAGAATCAAGGATGTCACTGATAAGACTCTTCTTGGAAAAGGCTATGAAGAGGAAATCATGCAGTTCCTGAAGATCGCTTGTAATTGTGTGGTTTCTCGGCCCAAAGACAGGTGGTCTATGTACCAGGTTTACCAATCGTTGAAGAGTATGAATAAAGATCGTGGTCTCTCCGAACAAGATGATGAATTTCCACTTATTTTTGGCAAGCAAGAGAATGATTAA